In one Ictalurus furcatus strain D&B chromosome 28, Billie_1.0, whole genome shotgun sequence genomic region, the following are encoded:
- the gig2o gene encoding grass carp reovirus (GCRV)-induced gene 2o isoform X1 codes for MHFPIDCIALTLKRKQKQASRKPGRTEFMEGAVRFAGWCAVQDSNTLSEDEAPELGRVYTMFHGTHIDNAKDIIINGFKQSTRGMLGKGVYVSRNIQKAKCYPLRTDKNDQVVFKLKVNVGKVKKIDVNNHPLRTSWHDDGYDCAWVPPHSNISAIKSGREEDCVWDPKRITVVDVACCVDEGKRRKLRNLIRRHVSSDECPACRQSSPDLPHDVRDCWACGGRICPFEKEHVCTAQQYVQ; via the exons ATGCATTTCCCGATTGACTGCATTGCACTTACACTAAAACGAAAGCAAAAACAGGCGTCGAGAAAACCAGGAAGAA caGAGTTCATGGAAGGTGCTGTGCGTTTTGCAGGGTGGTGCGCTGTTCAAGACAGCAACACACTTTCAGAGGATGAAGCTCCGGAATTGGGCCGGGTCTACACCATGTTTCATGGCACACATATTGACAACGCCAAAGACATCATCATcaacggcttcaagcagtccaCGCGCGGAATGCTGGGCAAAGGCGTGTACGTCAGCCGCAACATCCAGAAGGCCAAGTGCTACCCGCTCCGAACTGACAAGAACGACCAGGTTGTGTTCAAGCTCAAGGTCAACGTCggcaaagttaaaaaaatcGACGTCAACAACCATCCACTGCGCACGTCCTGGCACGACGACGGCTACGACTGCGCATGGGTGCCTCCACACAGCAATATATCAGCGATCAAATCCGGCCGAGAGGAGGACTGCGTGTGGGACCCGAAACGCATCACTGTGGTCGACGTGGCGTGTTGCGTGGACGAGGGGAAACGACGCAAGCTGCGTAACCTCATCCGCAGACACGTGAGCAGCGACGAGTGTCCAGCATGCCGCCAGAGCTCTCCGGACTTACCGCACGACGTGCGGGACTGCTGGGCGTGCGGGGGCAGGATTTGTCCATTTGAAAAAGAGCATGTGTGTACAGCGCAGCAATATGTCCAGTGA
- the gig2o gene encoding grass carp reovirus (GCRV)-induced gene 2o isoform X2: protein MHFPIDCIALTLKRKQKQASRKPGRKFMEGAVRFAGWCAVQDSNTLSEDEAPELGRVYTMFHGTHIDNAKDIIINGFKQSTRGMLGKGVYVSRNIQKAKCYPLRTDKNDQVVFKLKVNVGKVKKIDVNNHPLRTSWHDDGYDCAWVPPHSNISAIKSGREEDCVWDPKRITVVDVACCVDEGKRRKLRNLIRRHVSSDECPACRQSSPDLPHDVRDCWACGGRICPFEKEHVCTAQQYVQ from the exons ATGCATTTCCCGATTGACTGCATTGCACTTACACTAAAACGAAAGCAAAAACAGGCGTCGAGAAAACCAGGAAGAA AGTTCATGGAAGGTGCTGTGCGTTTTGCAGGGTGGTGCGCTGTTCAAGACAGCAACACACTTTCAGAGGATGAAGCTCCGGAATTGGGCCGGGTCTACACCATGTTTCATGGCACACATATTGACAACGCCAAAGACATCATCATcaacggcttcaagcagtccaCGCGCGGAATGCTGGGCAAAGGCGTGTACGTCAGCCGCAACATCCAGAAGGCCAAGTGCTACCCGCTCCGAACTGACAAGAACGACCAGGTTGTGTTCAAGCTCAAGGTCAACGTCggcaaagttaaaaaaatcGACGTCAACAACCATCCACTGCGCACGTCCTGGCACGACGACGGCTACGACTGCGCATGGGTGCCTCCACACAGCAATATATCAGCGATCAAATCCGGCCGAGAGGAGGACTGCGTGTGGGACCCGAAACGCATCACTGTGGTCGACGTGGCGTGTTGCGTGGACGAGGGGAAACGACGCAAGCTGCGTAACCTCATCCGCAGACACGTGAGCAGCGACGAGTGTCCAGCATGCCGCCAGAGCTCTCCGGACTTACCGCACGACGTGCGGGACTGCTGGGCGTGCGGGGGCAGGATTTGTCCATTTGAAAAAGAGCATGTGTGTACAGCGCAGCAATATGTCCAGTGA